In Kitasatospora gansuensis, a genomic segment contains:
- a CDS encoding amino acid ABC transporter ATP-binding protein has translation MTETTVSDSTAAPLVVLSGVNKHFGALHVLQDIDLEIRQGEVVVLIGPSGSGKSTLCRTINRLETIDSGEISIDGRPLPAEGKQLAKLRAEVGMVFQSFNLFAHKTVLENVVLGQVKVRKVARPEAEKTAHALLERVGLAAHAAKYPAQLSGGQQQRVAIARALAMNPKVMLFDEPTSALDPEMINEVLEVMRSLAAEGMTMVVVTHEMGFARSAANRVLFMADGRIVEENTPEAFFTAPRSDRAKDFLSKILHH, from the coding sequence ATGACCGAGACCACCGTCAGTGACTCCACCGCCGCCCCGCTGGTGGTGCTGAGCGGTGTGAACAAGCACTTCGGCGCCCTGCACGTGCTCCAGGACATCGATCTGGAGATCCGTCAGGGCGAGGTCGTGGTGCTGATCGGCCCCTCCGGTTCCGGCAAGTCGACCCTGTGCCGGACCATCAACCGGCTGGAGACCATCGACTCGGGCGAGATCTCGATCGACGGCCGCCCGCTGCCCGCCGAGGGCAAGCAGCTGGCGAAGCTCCGGGCCGAGGTCGGCATGGTGTTCCAGAGCTTCAACCTCTTCGCACACAAGACCGTGCTGGAGAACGTGGTGCTCGGCCAGGTGAAGGTGCGGAAGGTCGCGCGCCCCGAGGCCGAGAAGACCGCGCACGCACTGCTGGAGCGGGTCGGACTGGCCGCGCACGCGGCCAAGTACCCGGCCCAGCTCTCCGGTGGCCAGCAGCAGCGGGTGGCGATCGCCCGCGCGCTGGCGATGAACCCCAAGGTGATGCTCTTCGACGAGCCCACCTCGGCGCTCGACCCGGAGATGATCAACGAGGTGCTGGAGGTCATGCGCAGCCTGGCCGCCGAGGGGATGACCATGGTCGTGGTCACCCACGAGATGGGCTTCGCCCGCTCCGCCGCCAACCGCGTGCTCTTCATGGCCGACGGCCGGATCGTCGAGGAGAACACCCCGGAGGCGTTCTTCACCGCGCCCCGCAGCGACCGTGCCAAGGACTTCCTTTCGAAGATCCTGCACCACTGA
- a CDS encoding glutamate ABC transporter substrate-binding protein, with translation MRTRRTIAAAMSVLALTAVAACGKEAPVAASDTTAKLPTYTVKTDAKVEGSKTFDEAKKRGKLIIGAKADQPYLGFENVTTGTREGFDIEIAKMIAADLGFGPDKIEFKTIVSANRETSLMGGQIDYYVGTYTINDKRKEKVGFAGPYYVAGQDLLVLKDKAEFTGPESVKGKKVCSATGSTSVTKIKEYGPVDPVTQYDTYAQCVDKLLTNEVDAVTTDDAILKGFAAKNAGKLRVVGKTFSKEPYGIGLAKEDAAFQKAVAAALKAHEDNGDWKKAYDATLGLSGAAAPEIPALTN, from the coding sequence ATGAGGACTCGTCGTACCATCGCTGCCGCCATGTCCGTGCTGGCCCTGACCGCCGTCGCGGCCTGTGGCAAGGAGGCCCCCGTGGCCGCCTCCGACACCACCGCCAAGCTGCCGACCTACACGGTGAAGACCGACGCCAAGGTGGAGGGCTCGAAGACCTTCGACGAGGCCAAGAAGCGCGGCAAGCTGATCATCGGCGCCAAGGCCGACCAGCCGTACCTCGGCTTCGAGAACGTCACCACCGGCACCCGCGAGGGTTTCGACATCGAGATCGCCAAGATGATCGCGGCCGACCTCGGCTTCGGCCCCGACAAGATCGAGTTCAAGACGATCGTCTCGGCCAACCGCGAGACCTCGCTGATGGGCGGTCAGATCGACTACTACGTCGGCACCTACACCATCAACGACAAGCGCAAGGAGAAGGTCGGCTTCGCCGGCCCGTACTACGTGGCCGGCCAGGACCTGCTGGTGCTCAAGGACAAGGCCGAGTTCACCGGCCCTGAGTCGGTCAAGGGCAAGAAGGTCTGCTCCGCCACCGGCTCGACCTCGGTGACGAAGATCAAGGAGTACGGCCCGGTCGACCCGGTCACCCAGTACGACACCTACGCCCAGTGCGTGGACAAGCTGCTCACCAACGAGGTCGACGCGGTCACCACCGACGACGCGATCCTCAAGGGCTTCGCGGCCAAGAACGCCGGCAAGCTCCGGGTGGTCGGCAAGACCTTCTCCAAGGAGCCCTACGGCATCGGCCTCGCCAAGGAGGACGCGGCCTTCCAGAAGGCCGTCGCCGCCGCGCTGAAGGCGCACGAGGACAACGGTGACTGGAAGAAGGCGTACGACGCCACCCTCGGTCTCTCGGGCGCTGCGGCTCCGGAGATCCCGGCCCTGACCAACTGA